One stretch of Harpia harpyja isolate bHarHar1 chromosome 17, bHarHar1 primary haplotype, whole genome shotgun sequence DNA includes these proteins:
- the ALG8 gene encoding probable dolichyl pyrophosphate Glc1Man9GlcNAc2 alpha-1,3-glucosyltransferase, with protein MAAAGGRGWFRALALGVSFLKCLLIPAYYSTDFEVHRNWLAITHNLPLSQWYYEATSEWTLDYPPFFAWFEYALSHIAKYFDPKMLVIENLNYTSRATIFFQRFSVIFTDILFIYAVRECCRCVDGKRAAKDILEKPTFILAVLLLWNFGLLIVDHIHFQYNGFLFGLMLLSVARLCQKRYLEGALLFAVLLHFKHIYVYVAPAYGIYLLRSYCFTANNADGSLKWRSFSLLHVTLLGLIVCLVSALSLGPFIVLGQLPQVISRLFPFKRGLCHAYWAPNFWALYNAMDKALTIFGLRCNFLDPTKIPKASMTGGLVQEFQHTVLPSVTPLATLICTFISILPSVFCLWFKPQGPRGFLQCLVLCALSSFMFGWHVHEKAILLAILPLSLLSVQRAKDAGIYLILTTTGHFSLFPLLFTPPELPIKILLMLLFTVYSFSSLKSLFRRERPLLNWLETIYLVQLVPLEIFCEIIFPLTPWKRHFPFIPLLLTSVYCALGVTYAWLKLYVSVLTERISVRQKAE; from the exons atggcggcggcgggcggccgcggctgGTTCCGCGCCTTGGCGCTCGGCGTGTCCTTCCTCAAGTGCCTCCTCATCCCCGCCTA TTATTCCACAGATTTTGAAGTACATAGGAATTGGCTTGCCATCACTCACAACTTACCCCTCTCTCAGTGGTACTATGAA GCAACTTCAGAATGGACCCTGGATTATCCACCATTTTTTGCTTGGTTTGAATATGCGCTTTCGCACATTGCCAAGTACTTTGACCCCAAGATGCTGGTTATCGAAAATCTAAATTACACCAGTCGCGCAACCATCTTCTTCCAAAGATTTTCTGTCATCTTTACAGATATCCTTTTCATATATGCAGTTCGTGA GTGCTGCAGATGTGTAGATGGGAAACGAGCTGCAAAGGATATCCTGGAAAAACCAACATTTATTCTTGCTGTTCTGCTCTTGTGGAATTTTGGGTTGTTAATTGTGGATC ATATTCACTTCCAGTACAATGGCTTCCTGTTTGGGCTGATGCTTCTTTCTGTTGCCCGACTGTGTCAG aaaagatACCTGGAGGGTGCTCTTCTTTTTGCTGTTCTTCTGCATTTCAAACATATCTACGTGTATGTGGCCCCAGCATATGGCATTTACTTGCTGCGATCCTATTGTTTTACTGCAAATAATGCAG ATGGATCCCTGAAGTGGAGAAGTTTCAGCTTGCTTCATGTAACTCTTCTGGGATTGATTGTCTgtcttgtttctgctctttcactgGGCCCCTTCATAGTATTG ggaCAGCTGCCTCAAGTCATTTCACGGCTTTTTCCTTTCAAGCGAGGCCTCTGCCATGCTTATTGGGCCCCTAACTTCTGGGCTTTGTACAATGCCATGGATAAAGCACTAACAATTTTTG gtttaAGGTGTAATTTTCTTGATCCCACAAAAATTCCTAAAGCCTCAATGACAGGAGGGCTGGTTCAAGAATTTCAGCATACTGTCCTCCCTTCTGTGACTCCACTGGCAACGTTAATCTGTACTTTCATATCTATATTG ccctctgttttctgtctttggtttAAACCTCAAGGGCCCAGAGGCTTTCTGCAGTGCCTTGTTCTTTGTGCGTTGAGCTCCTTCATGTTTGGCTGGCACGTGCATGAAAAAGCAATACTCCTTGCTATTCTGCCTTTAAG CTTGTTGTCTGTTCAGAGAGCGAAGGATGCTGGCATCTACTTGATTCTGACAACAACAGGGCATTTCTCACTTTTCCCGTTGCTGTTCACGCCACCAG AACTTCCAATTAAAATACTGCTTATGCTGCTGTTTACTGTTTATAGCTTCTCTTCGCTGAAATCTCTATTCAG GAGAGAGAGGCCTCTCCTTAACTGGCTTGAGACCATCTACCTCGTCCAACTCGTGCCTTTGGAAATCTTCTGTGAAATTATATTTCCTCTGACCCCCTGGAAACGGCACTTTCCTTTCATCCCTCTGTTGCTGACCTCTGTGTACTGCGCTCTGGGTGTCACATACGCCTGGCTGAAACTCTATGTCTCTGTCCTGACTGAACGAATTTCTGTTAGACAAAAGGCCGAGTAA